CAGCGGTATCCCCTAACATCGTTTCAGGGCGTGTTGTAGCAACTGTAATCGTTCCACTTCCATCAGCAAGTGGATATTGTAAGTGATATAATTTCCCTTGTACTTCCTTGTATTCAACTTCTATATCTGAAAGTGCTGTTGCTGCAGTTGGATCCCAGTTAATAATATATTTTCCTCGATAAATATAACCTTTTTCATATAGTTTCACAAACACTTCGCGTACAGCTTCAGAAAGACCTTCATCTAAAGTAAATCTTTCTCGAGAATAATCTAATGACAAACCTATCTTACTCCATTGATCACGAATAGTACCTGCATATTTCTCTTTCCATTCCCAGGTTTTTTCTATAAATTTCTCACGACCTAACACATGGCCTGAAGTACCTTCTTCTCGGAGTTTTTGCTCTACCTTAGCTTGGGTTGCAATACCTGCATGGTCAGTACCTGGAAGCCATAAAGTATCATAACCCTGCATTCTTTTCATTCGAATTAATATATCTTGTAAAGTAAAGGTCAAAGCATGACCGATATGCAACATTCCCGTTACATTAGGGGGTGGAATCACGATAGTATAGGTTTCTGCATCTTTTCGTTTTCCCGCTTCAAAATATTTATTTTTCAACCAATAATCATACCATTTCTGTTCTGCGTCTTTCGGATTATAAGTTGTAGGCATTTCAATACCTGATTTTAATTCTGCCATGCTATTTCCCTCCTATATTTTATAAACCAAATGTAAATATAAAAAAACCCTCATCCTCAAAGGACGAAAGGTTTTGCTTCCGTGGTACCACCTTAATTTCGATTCATCATAAAATGAACGACACTCAAACAGATAACGGCTGTAGCCGGCATGATTGTTCATCAAAAAAACTTTGAGAAACAATTTATTTGCAACTCCAGGGCGACTTCAGCAGTTACATCCTACGAAACCTCACAGCCAAGGGTTCCGTTCTCTGAAGGTTTAGCTACTTACTACTCCCTTTCTTCGTTTTTAATTTTATAACTCATATCATACCTGTGTTCTTTCACGCAGTCAATATTTTCTACATTTTTTGTTATATTATCATCATAACCAACTATACTGCATTCATAAACATAAAATACACCCTAAAAAATAAGCTGTTGTTAATGAATTTAAACAACTTCAAGCTTGATCAAAAAGATACCCACAAAAAATCGCCCTTTATGATCTCTTAAAGATCATCAATAGGGCGATTTTTTTCACTCATGTTCTTAATTTTTTATTTCTGAGGAATATAAATAACCTGACCTGCGAATACATCTTCTTGGTCACTAAACCGGTTGTATAACAGTATTTCTCTTGGATTTAATTCATATTTATTTGCTATCGATTCTAAGGTTTCTTCCTTCTGCACAATACACATTCTTACCTTTTTAAATTTATGTGATTCTTCTTCATCTGTTAAAAACAATTTCTTCCATTCTAATCCTTCGTTTCTAACCTCTGTTGCTTCTGTATTTTCATTATTTTCAAAATCAGCTAAATCATCCGTATTTCTATTCTCATTCGCATCTTCGTCATGATCTTTTTTATGTAATAAAGATTTTAATTTATTAGAAAATTTATTTTCTGTTGACTCTTCGTTTGATGATTTCTTACTTAAAAATGCAATTTTGAACTTAGAGGATTTACTTTCTTTTTGCTCATTCTCATTTTCTTCAAGGGCTTCTACATTTGAATTATCATCTAACTCTGTTTCCTCAACATCTGATATATTCTCTACATTTTCTTTTTTTGATTTTTTAGCTTCAGATTTGACTTGTTTCTTATCAATTTCTTCTTTAGTTTCCTCTTTTACTTCCTTCTTGATTTCTTTTTTCATTTCAATTTTCATTTCAACTTTTTTATGGGCAGCAGGTTTTTCCTTTTTTTCTTCTTTTACTTCTTCAATGATTTCTTTCTTTTCTATTTTTGGTTTAACTGCTAGTTGTTCTACTTCTGCAACTGGCTCTTTTCTACTTTTATCAGATTTCCCTAGTTTTTCTAGAATTGGTTTAATTGGATTGGGTAACTTACTTTTTTCTTTACCAGCCACATCACTTTTCTCTTCTTTCACAGGTAATTCTTTTGTTTCTTTCACTACTTCTTCTTTTGTTTCTTTTATTGCTTCTTCTTTTGTTTCTTTTATTGCTTCTTCTTTTGTTTCTTTCACTACTTCTTTTTTCGGTTCTTTTACTGTTTCTTTTTTTAATTGAATTTTCATTTCAACTTTTTTTTCGATGACTGGCTCCTTTTCAGCTTTTTCCTCTACTTCTTCTTTTACTTCCTCCATTTTTTCAACTGGAGCTTCTTCTTCCACTTCTTTTTCTAAAGCCTCAACAACCGGTTCTTTACGAGTACTGTCAAACCTAGGAATATCTCCTCTTGCCTCCATAGGATTGAAATTTTGTGCCGTCGTTTCTTCAAGAAATGGTGCTTCTGTTTCTCCGTTCCATTCTGGTTTGTTTTCATTTGCATGATGGACAAAAATTGTCTCTTCAATATTATTCCATTGATCATCTTGATCCGATTGTACCTCTATTCCAACTAGAGAAAGAACACCTGATACATTTAAATTCCTCGTGGAAAGTAAATCTATATCAAAATTTTCAATTTCAACTCCAATTTCCTCTAAGCTGTGAATTCGATTTAATGGTAGTGTTATGTCAACTGGAATAAAGTGCTCTAGTATTCTTTTATTATGTTTATTTTGGATACCTACATATTGTCCAGAAAGTATTAATTTGCCTACTAAATTTGCTTGATCTCCTCTTGTTTCTAAATGTATATCCGGGATTAATTCAATATCATCTAAATCTTGAATTCCCTCAATATCTTCAGGTAAATGCACTCTCTCAAAAATATCAAACCGTAGTCCTTTTGGCTGATCATTCACATAAAATCCTCCTCTCAATAAAATGAACCTTTCTTATTCCTCGTTAAAGGAATAAATCATCTCTCTATAAATTTATATGGATAAAGAAGGATAACCATGACTACTTTTTATTCTTTCAATCACATCAGTCTGTTGTTACTATTTGTAAAGGACATAGAGTTAAAATATCACTATTTAGGAAGTGAAACCGTGACAGTAGTGCCTTCGTTTTTACTGCTTTCAATGTTAAGGTGGCCTTGATGAAGTGAAATAATTTTCTGACAAATTGCCAGACCAAGACCTGTACCACTTTGATTAGCATCTACTTGATAGAACATTTTTGTAACAGAATTGAGTTGAGTTTTATCTATTCCAACACCTTCATCACTAATATGAAACTTTACATTTTTTTCGTTTTCTTCAATTTTTAAAGTGATTGTTGTTTCTATAGGAGAATATTTTATCGCATTATCCAATAAGTTGATTAATACTTGTTTAAGACGATTTTTATCTCCTACGATATGCAGTTCTTGATCAACATGAAATACAGTGTTCATATTCTTTTCCTTTAATTTAGTTTTCATCTGGAAAATGACTTCGTTCATTAGTTTAGTAAGGTTAAGAGGCTTCTTATTTAATGTAAGAGAATTCGTTTGATATCTTGAAAAATCTAATAACTCTTCTACCAAACCAATCAATCTCTCTGTTTCGTCCTGGATAGTATGCAGACCTTCAATTGTTTCTTGTTTATCTGATAAATTTCCGGATACAATCGTTTCACTCCAACCTTTAATACTAGTTAATGGAGTTCTAATTTCATGTGAAATGGATGAAATAAATTCATTTTTCATTTTTTCATTTTTTGTAAGTTCATCTGCCATCACATTAAATGTTTTTGCCAGATCGCCTATCTCATCAATATAAGTTTCTTTAATTTTACTCTGTAAATTGCCTTTTGCTATTTTCTCTGATGCTAGTGTTAATTCATGAATTGGCTTTGAAATAGATTTAGCTAAAGTAATACTTATAAGGAATATAATAAATAAAATAATGAAACCAATACCGATTGATATTGCATAAATGTTAAACACCGTCTGATTCACATTTTCAAGTGAAGTTATAAACCTCAATGCTGCAAATGGTTGATCACCTTCAAATAATGGAGTAGAAACTGCGATAACACTCTCATTAGTTAAAAAGTGATCTCCTTTCCAAGAGGTTTCTATTCCATTTAAAGCTTGTATCACATCATCTGTTTTTATCACTTCATCAAGTCCAATTCCACTTGAAGTTAATAGAACTCTGCCTTGCCCATCTATAACTTGAAGCTCTGCTCTTTCATATGAAAATTGATCTTTAATTAATTGTAGATTACCATCTAGATTATATGAATTTAAACTCATGTAGCGGTTCGCGTAGGAAGACGAAACCTGTGCATGATTTTTTAATATTTTTTCTATTCCATCATAGTAATAAAAGTGAATAAACGTAAGAAAAATACCTTCTAATATTGCAATTGTTAAAAATACGACAAGCGTGTAGTGAGTTACAATTCTTTTTTTTATGCCTGACATTATTCATCACCTGTCCATTGATAACCATAACCCCATATTGTTTTAACGAATATTGGTTTGGAGGGATCATCTTCGATTTTTTTTCTAAGTCTTCTGATGTTTACATCTACTATTTTAGCGTCTCCCACATAATCCAATCCCCAAATTTTATCTAACAAATCGTTTCTACTAATAGGCTCTTTATTTTCCATTAATATTTTCAATAGCTGAAATTCAGTTTGAGTGAGATCAACAAAATCCCCGTTTTTTTTAATTTTGTTGGTTTTTGGAAGCATCTCAATCAGTGGTGGATTCACATTCTGCACCTCGGTATTCATTTCACGGAAGGATACATTTAATCTTCTTAGCAAGGACTGTATTCTTGCAATTAGCGCTTTAGGACTAAAGGGTTTATTAATGTAATCATCCGCTCCTGACAATAACCCAGTGATATGATCTGCCTCCTGTACTTTTGCAGTAAGCATGATAATACCGATGTGCTCATTAAACTCACGAATTTTATCACACACTTCAAAACCATTTATTCCAGGCAGCATCACATCTAATAAAACAACATCTATATCCTTTTCTCTATTTACAATTTCAAGTGCTACTTCACCGTTGTCAGTTTCTAAGACATGAAAGCCATGTCTTTTTAAATTAATATGAATAAATCTGCGAATGCTTTTTTCATCTTCAACGATTAATATTTTACTCAAATAACCACCTGCCATTAAACAGTTATATCTTTACCATCATAGTAAATGAAAGTTCCTTTGTAATTGCTCATCATCTATAGTAGTACAATACACGTAAGTATCTGTTCGCATTAATTCAATTTTTCCTTTAAGTTTCTCTTCTTCTGATACTGGAATCACATACACATCAAATAAAAGACTCTGATCCACAGTATTTATAAATTTAATTTCCTTAAAGTCAAGATTACTTACAATGGTTACATTTTGATTTGACCAAGGAAAATCAAAACGATAACCATATTCATAATTGTCATAACGTTCTTGTACAAATTTTAACCCCGTTTCTCCATCCCATTGATAAAAACTATGAATATACGGAGTATAAGCATGTCCATCATCTTCAAATCCAGCAGGAATCCGAGGTATGCCAATTTCTATAATTTCATCATTATTTATATCTTCACTATCTAACATTGTAGCCTTATAATTGGGTAGGTCTTCATCATCAAATACACTTTCTAGTTTTAATCCGTCAAATAAAAGGATATTCGTATATGCAGAGTGAGCTCCATATAAGTTATCAACAACGATGCCTCTATGATCTCTAGCCACATAACCGCTTTTAGGAATAGCTCCAAGTATTTTTGGATTAAGCGATAGAGCATCAATAAACTTCATTTCGTGGTTGATAAAATTATACACTGAAGCCTCATATGAAATATGATTCTCTTCAAGAAGAAAAATAGTTACATCAATTATCCCATCCCCATTCAAATCATCGATTACTTTATTAGTATAGGAAGTATTAAAAAGCCTACTGATTTTATTTACATCATATTGATAAATAGCAAGTCCTTTATTTAAGTAGAAATTATCTTCTACAAAGAACCCTGCTATAATATCTAGAAGACCATCATTTGTTACATCAACAAAATCTAATTCATAAAGTGCATTGCCCTCCCCTTCAAAGGTTTGAACGATATCCCATTCTCCATTTGTTTCTTTCAATACCAATCCTTGTACATAATTTTCCTGATCACCTGTATAAAATGTAATGGCTTCAAGTAAACCATCTCCATCCAGATCAATCAATGAATAGGAACTTTGGTATTCTCCAGTTACTGCTTCTAAAATTGCGGCATCACTTGGAATAAAGAATTTTATAGCTTCATTGATTAAAGAAACAGGCTGAGGAGGGGTCATCAATGATTCATTTTTTTTTAAAACTTCACAACCAGATATTAAAAAAGACAAAATCATTATGATGTATAATTTTTTCACGATGCACCTCACCTCTAATCTTTACAGCAACTTAAATGCCCTTTGCAATCTTTTATCATTTACTGTAGTACAATACACATAACTATTAGTACGGGCTAATTCAATTTTCCCTTCAAGTTTATCTCCTTCTGCTATAGGGATCACATAAATATCAAATAAAAGACTATGATCCTTTATACTGATAAATTTTATTTCTTTAAAATCAAGATCACTTTCAATCGTTACGTATTCTGGAAGCCAAGGCAGTTCATAGCGGTAATCATAAGTATAATTATCATATCGTTCACTAACAAACTGTAATCTCTTGTCCCCATCCCAGCGATAATAACTATTTATATAAGGAATATACCTTTCCTCCTCATCTTCATATCCAACAGGAATTCGAGGTATTCCAATCTCTAAAATTCCATCATAATTAATGTCTTCACTTTTTAACCTATACACCTTATCATTAGGTTCTTCTTCCTCGTTAAAAACACTTTTTAAATTTGTTCCATCAAATAACAAAATATTTGTATATGCTGTATGCATTCCGTTCGCCACATCAAGAACGATGCCTTTTTCTCGCTCCCAATTTACATAACCGCTAAGAATGTTATAATACCCAAGAATGATCGGATTAAGTGGTAAGGCATCAATTAACTTCATTTCTTGATTTACATAGTTGTATACAGAAGCGTTATTTGAGTTATGGTTTTCATCAAGAAGAATAGTGGTAATATCTTTCACTTCATCTTCATTCAAATCATCCATCACTTTATATGTATACGAAGTATTAAAGATCCTACTAATTTCATTTCCATCATATTGATAAATCACTAAACCTCTTACTTCATATGCATCCGAAAATGAGTATCCAGCTACGATTTCTAAAAACCCATCATTTGTTACATCTACAAAATCCAATTCATAAAGTGCATTGCCATCTCCCTCAAAATTATGAAGAACGTTCCACTCTCCATTTGTTTCTTTTAAAACCAGACCTTGAACACTAACCTCGTGTGTACCAGTGTAAAATGCTATAACCTCTAATAATCCATCTCCATTCAGATCAATTAAAGAATAAGAATCTACATAATTTCCTGTTTCAGCTATTATTATGGATGCATCACTAGGTAGAAAGGACTGAATAGCTGCATTAATCTTAGAAACAGGTTTTGGGGGTTTCATTAACGATTCATTATTTTCAAAAGCAATACAGCCAGATAATATAAATGTCATAAAAAATATAATATATACCTTTGTCACGATACTCCTCCATAAACTTCCTTCAATTTTTACGTGTTACTGGCATACTCAAGGGAATTCTAAACAATAACTAAATTGATAACTAGTATATCTTTCTGCATAAATATTATATAATTTATTAGTTATCAATAAGTGACAAATGGTAACAAAAGAATGTCACAATCTTTTTCTTTCAAATAGGATTGTTCAACTATTATAATGTATGTTATAATTAAAAAACCAATTTTTAACATTCAGCCTCAATTTAATTTTCATCACATTAAAGTAAATCCATTCTAATTAACTCACCTTACACTTATGATATTTTTCAAATCATTCTTTTTTTCAGATCAACACATGCTCATTTTTTATGAAATGCATTAAATTTGTACACAACTCTAGGTTATGACCGTGCCTTCATTTTACTTTCATTCATATGATGAACAAGTAGTATCTTTTTACTCATAGTTTTAAAAAATGAATTGGGAGGTTAAAAAAATGGACAAAGATTTTAAACTTATCCCTTATAAAGTGGATAATAAAAATGTGGATGTAAATGAAATCCCTCAGGGAGTTAGGATGATTCAAGCACCAGAAGTTTGGGATCAAAGTGAAAGAGGAAAAGGAATTGTAATTGCTATTATTGATACAGGTTGTGATCGAGATCATCCTGACTTAAAAGACAGAGTCATTGGGGGAAGAAATTTTACAGATGATGATAATGGAAACCCTAACAAATTTAGTGATTATATTGGACATGGAACACATGTAGCAGGAACAATTGCAGCAAGTATAAATGGCAGTGGAGTTGTCGGTGTTGCACCTGAGGCAAGTCTTTTAATTTTAAAGGCTTTAGGAGGGAAATACGGCTCTGGAAGTTACGATTGGATTATTAATGCAATCAATTACGCTGTAGATAAAAACGCAGATATTATCTCTATGTCTTTAGGAGGTCCTCACGATATCCCTGAGTTACATCAAGCAGTAATCAATGCAGTTGAAAAAAATATATTAGTTGTTTGTGCAGCAGGGAATGAAGGAGACGGACGATCTCATACAAATGAGTATTCGTATCCTGGCAGCTACAATGAAGTTATTTCAGTAGGTGCCATTGATTTTGAAAAAAGATCTGCTAATTTTACAAATTCTAATAATGAAATTGATTTAGTCGCTCCTGGTGTGAAAGTCATCTCAACTTATCCAAGAAATAAATTCACAGAATTAAGCGGGACTTCAATGGCTACTCCCCATGTCTCAGGAGCTTTAGCTCTTTTAAAAAACATCAGTGAAAGAGAATTTAACAGACCATTAACTGAAGCTGAATTGTATGCACAATTAATAAAAAGAACCTTATCTGTAGGGTATCCAAAAACGATAGAAGGAAATGGACTCGTTTCCTTAGCATTACCAGATAGAATATCAGGAATTTTAAGTCCTTTATGTATGATTAATATATCCAATATATCATGAATGAGAGAGTTGGACTAAAATAAATGTTTATATTACCACCACCCTTAGGGTGGTTTTTTATGTTCTTAAACAAAAAAACAATAGTCCTTCTCAGTAGAAGATTAAATCTGTACTTCCTTCTAATACTGCACCTATTAAATTATTGAATCAGTTGATTATATTCTATCCCCTATTAAATGAATAATTATAATATATCATTACTAGTCATTCTTTCTACTGAAAATACTTTAAACACAAAATTCTTTACAGTCCCTTAATTCCCCCTCCTTTATCTGCTATTCATATTTTCTCTTTTTCAAGTTTCACCTCCTCTAATTAACTGGTTCTATTTTATAAATAATAATATTAGTTAAAAAGGATTAAAATTTCATGATTTTCGACCCCTTCTACCAAATCTATTAATCATGTTATATTCTCTATATTCATTTTTAAAGGAGTAGCAAAATTAAATGAAATTAATTGAACATTATCTTATCTTACATACAGCCTTTAAAAATCAAAAAAGTAGTGTTGAAATTGAAACGACACTCAATGAAATTATCGATATCCTCGGCTGCAGTAGGTCAAATGCAAAAACGGTACTAAATCGATTAGATAAGAAAGGATGGTTAAAGTGGAAACCAGGAAATGGACGAGGTTATAGATCCCTTATCAACTTTAAACTTTCTTTAATTGATAGCATTAAGATGTATGCAAATGAACAACTGGCACAGGATCATTTCAAAGAAGGAATGGAGTTCCTACAATCGTTATCCATTCCTTCAAAGATTCATAATATTTTGGGGCAATACCTTGAAGAATGGTTTGGTTTTAAATCGGAGGAAAAAAAAAAGCTAAGCACATCTTACGCATTCCTATTCATAGAGATCTCATTTCGTTGGATCCAGCACAAATCTCTACAGCATACGAATACCATTTTGTTGGTCA
The window above is part of the Chengkuizengella sp. SCS-71B genome. Proteins encoded here:
- a CDS encoding LysM peptidoglycan-binding domain-containing protein, with amino-acid sequence MNDQPKGLRFDIFERVHLPEDIEGIQDLDDIELIPDIHLETRGDQANLVGKLILSGQYVGIQNKHNKRILEHFIPVDITLPLNRIHSLEEIGVEIENFDIDLLSTRNLNVSGVLSLVGIEVQSDQDDQWNNIEETIFVHHANENKPEWNGETEAPFLEETTAQNFNPMEARGDIPRFDSTRKEPVVEALEKEVEEEAPVEKMEEVKEEVEEKAEKEPVIEKKVEMKIQLKKETVKEPKKEVVKETKEEAIKETKEEAIKETKEEVVKETKELPVKEEKSDVAGKEKSKLPNPIKPILEKLGKSDKSRKEPVAEVEQLAVKPKIEKKEIIEEVKEEKKEKPAAHKKVEMKIEMKKEIKKEVKEETKEEIDKKQVKSEAKKSKKENVENISDVEETELDDNSNVEALEENENEQKESKSSKFKIAFLSKKSSNEESTENKFSNKLKSLLHKKDHDEDANENRNTDDLADFENNENTEATEVRNEGLEWKKLFLTDEEESHKFKKVRMCIVQKEETLESIANKYELNPREILLYNRFSDQEDVFAGQVIYIPQK
- a CDS encoding HAMP domain-containing sensor histidine kinase — encoded protein: MSGIKKRIVTHYTLVVFLTIAILEGIFLTFIHFYYYDGIEKILKNHAQVSSSYANRYMSLNSYNLDGNLQLIKDQFSYERAELQVIDGQGRVLLTSSGIGLDEVIKTDDVIQALNGIETSWKGDHFLTNESVIAVSTPLFEGDQPFAALRFITSLENVNQTVFNIYAISIGIGFIILFIIFLISITLAKSISKPIHELTLASEKIAKGNLQSKIKETYIDEIGDLAKTFNVMADELTKNEKMKNEFISSISHEIRTPLTSIKGWSETIVSGNLSDKQETIEGLHTIQDETERLIGLVEELLDFSRYQTNSLTLNKKPLNLTKLMNEVIFQMKTKLKEKNMNTVFHVDQELHIVGDKNRLKQVLINLLDNAIKYSPIETTITLKIEENEKNVKFHISDEGVGIDKTQLNSVTKMFYQVDANQSGTGLGLAICQKIISLHQGHLNIESSKNEGTTVTVSLPK
- a CDS encoding response regulator transcription factor; this encodes MSKILIVEDEKSIRRFIHINLKRHGFHVLETDNGEVALEIVNREKDIDVVLLDVMLPGINGFEVCDKIREFNEHIGIIMLTAKVQEADHITGLLSGADDYINKPFSPKALIARIQSLLRRLNVSFREMNTEVQNVNPPLIEMLPKTNKIKKNGDFVDLTQTEFQLLKILMENKEPISRNDLLDKIWGLDYVGDAKIVDVNIRRLRKKIEDDPSKPIFVKTIWGYGYQWTGDE
- a CDS encoding VCBS repeat-containing protein, with the translated sequence MKKLYIIMILSFLISGCEVLKKNESLMTPPQPVSLINEAIKFFIPSDAAILEAVTGEYQSSYSLIDLDGDGLLEAITFYTGDQENYVQGLVLKETNGEWDIVQTFEGEGNALYELDFVDVTNDGLLDIIAGFFVEDNFYLNKGLAIYQYDVNKISRLFNTSYTNKVIDDLNGDGIIDVTIFLLEENHISYEASVYNFINHEMKFIDALSLNPKILGAIPKSGYVARDHRGIVVDNLYGAHSAYTNILLFDGLKLESVFDDEDLPNYKATMLDSEDINNDEIIEIGIPRIPAGFEDDGHAYTPYIHSFYQWDGETGLKFVQERYDNYEYGYRFDFPWSNQNVTIVSNLDFKEIKFINTVDQSLLFDVYVIPVSEEEKLKGKIELMRTDTYVYCTTIDDEQLQRNFHLL
- a CDS encoding S8 family peptidase translates to MDKDFKLIPYKVDNKNVDVNEIPQGVRMIQAPEVWDQSERGKGIVIAIIDTGCDRDHPDLKDRVIGGRNFTDDDNGNPNKFSDYIGHGTHVAGTIAASINGSGVVGVAPEASLLILKALGGKYGSGSYDWIINAINYAVDKNADIISMSLGGPHDIPELHQAVINAVEKNILVVCAAGNEGDGRSHTNEYSYPGSYNEVISVGAIDFEKRSANFTNSNNEIDLVAPGVKVISTYPRNKFTELSGTSMATPHVSGALALLKNISEREFNRPLTEAELYAQLIKRTLSVGYPKTIEGNGLVSLALPDRISGILSPLCMINISNIS
- a CDS encoding SgrR family transcriptional regulator, with amino-acid sequence MKLIEHYLILHTAFKNQKSSVEIETTLNEIIDILGCSRSNAKTVLNRLDKKGWLKWKPGNGRGYRSLINFKLSLIDSIKMYANEQLAQDHFKEGMEFLQSLSIPSKIHNILGQYLEEWFGFKSEEKKKLSTSYAFLFIEISFRWIQHKSLQHTNTILLVIFLIHFFAWIPIQNSFILISFLIGIL